TAAGTCATTACCGCTGATTTTGACTATACCTACAGTAAGTCATTACCGCtgattttgaaaatttaatgGATTTACAAACGGGCTAAAGAGTAATTAGAAATTTAATAAGTAAGAAAAAATAATGTAAGATTAACAAATGTACACCTGATACTGCACAATAAATaaacaagttaaggaacaaaaTACCAGCAAGGAAACCCCAGATAGATCAATGGCCTTCAAGGAAAGAAGCTCCAAAAGTCTCTCAGGTGTTGAAATCATAATCTCAGGTTCAGAGCTTTTCAGACTATTTACAAAACCACAACTAATCAGAAACCGTATCAAGGAAAAACTGTTCATGAAAGGCTAAGTAGATCCAGCATATACAAGAAAGGCACAGCCGTACATGCACACAGACCTGCAAGCCCGCATATATAcacgtacacacacacacaccccagaGCACTAAGCATACTTATTAACTTGATAAGAACGATAAGAGACGCGCCATGCCAAATGTACtccattttgtttctttttcacatCATTTGCAGTTCATGCTTAAAACAGCAAAGCCATTGCATCatagatctttttctttttcccacaAGTTTAAAAATCAGAATCATGTTGTGTAAATGGCCATGTTGTATCACTGGTCTGAACAAGCATGCCACAGAgcttttatattatatataaatagatATATACTAGTAtgaaaaactttaaaacaaaactaaaaacatCAAACGTTAAGGTTACATGAAATTCACTAATTAATATGGACATGGTAAATCAAGAATGCCCATGACAAGAATTGCACAAAGCAAATCAATTAATTTTGCAACAAATGCACCAAAATGGCTTTATCCCGAGGCACCAATTTTGAAATATCAGAATATTTACCCTTCAATCTGGTGATCCAAGGAAGCACCAGGATGTATACTCACTGTATGTATTCCAAGAGCCTTCAATGGTTTGCATACTGAACGTATCTGATCATCATTAAACAAACATGTCATACAACGACATAAATAACTTAACGAGGACAAATGAAACTCTCGAGAGGGTGTATGTGATTCCATAGATATGGAGTCGGAGCAATACATTGTGCTTGAATTAACAATTTAACAGTCTCATGCGCCCTATTTATGTGTCACTTTTATGCAACCTAGATTAAACCTTAAAGTGGTCGGCCACTCAAAGTGAGctttaaaattttcaaccaatGATTGCTAAACTACTATATCATACAAACCTTTGTGGCTTTCTCCTGGGATGGAACAAGGAACAAAAGAAATGGGCTGGTGACTGATAAACCTTCTTCATCCTTTCTAGAAACTGAATCAGCAGTGCAGGAAACCATCCATGCAATTTGCTCCATCTTAGAAGAGGTTCCGCTTGTCTCAAGTATATCCTTCCCAGCTGAATAACATTTCCAAAACTCAACTCCCCAAGTACTCACAAACAAGGGCTTGTCCTCCTCGTTATCATAGGTACCATCACAGCGAAGTGAATTTTCTATGGCATTCAAGCACTGAATAAGATACTTAGATGGACAATCTAAGTTTTCACAGACCTTTCCCTGATGCCCGTAGATGCCACCATTCCCATCCAGCTGAATCTTTGTATTTCCAGGGTCAATTCGGCTTCTATGAGCCATGGTATTAATAGATGCCAGTGATTTCTTTAGCTCATCCTTCAAAACCGTTACCATCTCCTTCTTCTGCGCTGGACCATCCACCATTTCAGTATCGAGAATTTCTttacttttttctttcaaaatcacAGTCTCATGCTTATGTGAAACCATGGGTTTCTTGGTTGCTTTCTTCTCAAAATCCTTTGCACCATTCCTGTCATTGAAGGGATCATCAAGGGTAGGAAGGCTAAAGCACATACCCTGCAATATCATGATAAATTAGACTCTGCTTAATTACTCGGGGACCGGTAATCAAATCTAAATGCTTCCGTTACGAAAACGGCTGTAAATTACTTGGTCTCACATATCATGTGGAAGGTAGCAACACAAGAACTCAGGAAGCACCACCATTAATTAGTGGTAAAATTCACCACCTCATTGATTTGTCGTTagatgattttaaatttcgagatTTGTGTAGTACATACATCAAATCAAACCCATATAACGAACAACAATAAAATGGTGAGCATGGTAAGCAAAATGCACTCTAATTAACATATAATCAATTTCTCTTTTTCTACTATTCTATAAAGCATATAATCAAAGAAAAGGAACCCCAAAAGTCCGATTGGAGGAAGTACCTGACATTTCCGGCGTTTGCCGGAATGGCGGCGCTTCTTGGCAGCAATAATGGAGGCAACGCGGGCAGAGATTGCAGAGGAAGAACGGTCGTTCTTGTTGTGGAGCTTCTTTCTTTTTACCTTGTTCTGCTTCTTCCTCACTGCATCATCACCCTTCGCCATTCCGAAATTCCAGAGATTCAGAGAGactcagagagagaaagagaggggttGCTCGCGCTTCCTTCCACTTCAACTTAGGCCCTGAGAGGTCGCGGCGGTTTATAGTTCGTGCCTTTCGTGGGACTTCTGTAGCAGTTTGGGGTTTAAGGGTACTTTGGTCATTTAAAAATTCTATTGGAGCTTCACTTGCGAATGAACAAGAACATTTTTCAATATGCCGGTTATACAGTCTGAGACACTAAGCATTATAGTGTAAttagttgaatttttattttaagtataaatcagttatattattacacttaatgtATCAGGCCAAATtattaacaaattaacaaaTCTTTTGAACAACATACTCTCAACCTAGCAAATACGCACATTTTTTCGGATTAACCCATATTTTATCTTTCTACATGggttttttaatgttttgacaTCATATTAAATAAATAGATCCTGGTAATATGTTTTGGAAGctcaagaagaggaagattcAACAAGCTCATGATCATCTAGTCGAAAATTCAATTACGATATTGGAAGCTCAAGTAACTATTTCTTCATGTTGTATTCTAATTACttatgtagacatcgaaatttcggtaaataaatgttgaccgataaatcaaagtttcaacgctcatgtattacataaattttacacgtagcatgtgtctaaacaaaaaatcaaaataagttggaaaagtcatcaaacaggacacgtgtcaacacctggcagaaacgacttatctcatctggaatattatattcaaaattaggccttggaaatttctataaatagaaggctaattcattcatttggggggaaccaaaatcattaggcaaaattcttgaagctctgaagctctgaaactccgaagctctcaagcatccaggttctcgaagaattaagaaagctctcttcgttcttcgttcatcgttcttccaagatcaagccccgacggcccttggatcaacaagccaccgttcttcaagatcaaacccaaaagcccttgaagatccgttcatcactgttcttcaagatcaagcccaaaagcccttgaagatccgctcatcaccgttattcaagatcaagcctcaacggcccttgaagaaacactcattctcaagatcaagccccaacggctccttgaagattcgctcaaatccaccttcaaagatcaagcccacggcccttgaagaaacttccaatagttcatccaaaatcaagcctagacatcgaaatttcggtaaataaatgttgaccgataaatcaaagtttcaacgctcatgtattacataaattttacacgtagcgtgtgtctaaacaaaaaatcgaaataagttggaaaagtcatcaaacaggacatgtGTGtgctggcagaaacgacttatttcatctagaatattatattcaaaattaggccttgaaaatttctataaatagaaggctaattcattcattggaggggaaccaattcatattacaccttgaaactctgaagctctgaaactccgaagctctcaagcatccaggttcccgaagaatcaagaaagtgttcttcgttcttcgttcatcgttcttccaagatcaagccccaacggccctttggatcaacaatcatccaccaattcaagatcaagccccgacggcccttgaagaaagtgttcttcgttcctcgttcttcgttcttccaagatcaagccccgacggcccttggatcaaccatccaccaattcaagatcaagccccgacggcccttgaagaaagcaccatcgttcatcatccgttcatccaagatcaagccccaacggccctttggatcaacaacgtcgacaaatccacacatccaaccgttcatcctaagatcaagcctcaacggcccttaacggcccttgaagaaacactcatcctcaagatcaagccccaacggctccttgaagattcgctcaaatccaccttcaaagatcaagcccacggcccttgaagaaacttccaacagttcatccaaaatcaagcctcgacggccattggatcaacgaaacatccacaaatacacaccttacggagattgaatcagaggatcaaatttaagagagattgtaacccaaaatcatcaaatacaaatatttgtttgtgcacgttgttcttgtctcgtttgtttTAGGAATTTTCTGTGTTCACAACTTAGTCTTTGTAAAAAATTTATGCCTTACTCTTCGCCCTCTAAATTTGTCATGGCCTTGTGGGTAGGCCCGAAATTTACTTGAACATGAGATTAGAGATTGTGAGTGTGTCACTACTAGTTACCGCTAGTAGACATGATTTGAGTGATGGATATTGTGTTATTTAACTTCTAACCAAAAGATTGTATCATTGAATGAGAGTGGCTCAACTTAGGTTCTTTTTTGTCTTATATGATAAGGATTTTTCTTATGTAAAGAATGCAATAACAATATATAAATggtgaagagaaagaaaaattgcTTAGGTGCTTTATATTGAGGTGGAGGAATACTAGTAAAGAAAACAAAGCTATAATGAACTGAGTGCTTTGACTTTGATTGAAAGAAATGGAAGAGCTTGCaatgaaatgaaattaaagAGCTTTGAAATAAAAATGGTGCAGCTGTAAAGagatttgtttgattgtttgagtGTCCCTTCTTCTCTGCCCTGGCTTCAAATATATAGAGAACAAACCATAGTGTGAACATAAAGCCACTTGATGCAGATTCAACCTCCCCCATATCCACCTCCTTAGGAAATGATATTAAAAGAAGCCACATGCTGCATTCCACCGTCCAAACCTCAATTATATGAGAAATATCtacaaacatatatcatataaaaCTGGGTGCCACTTGATATTTGTAAGCCAAACATGTGCCACTAGTCTAGCCTAATTTCACAATAACCCCACAAAATGCCATAATTTGGCTTTAGTCCCAAATGAGTGAAAATTTGCCAATTTTAGGCACAAacacttacataaaaatactCCCTTTTATGTGTACAAGAAGCTTTTGAACAGAAGCAGGCATCCATGTTTGTTGCTTGGGATAGGCTATTTGCCTTGCACAACGCCTTACTGGTGGAATCGTGGTCAATGAAAGCAGTCTTTTTCTATTTCATATGGATGCTTGTCATTTACATGTTAACCAGCACAAAGCAAACTATGCAGCGAGACACTGGCTTTACTTGTGTAAGTATATCATCAAATCATTGTCAGTATTTTTAGCTAATGTATGTTTTGTGATTTCTTAACTAAACTGGCACCGGAACGATTTTTCGTCACAGTTCTATGCCTGTCATTCCTGCTCGAATTTACGATCCTTAGATTTCCAACGATGGAATAGAGCAGCGGACTCGGTGGGTTAGTGGAGTTAGGACGTTTATGTGCTGTATGCTGCACTTCACATATTATATATGCTTGTTGGAAATACAAGTAAATGAAAAGGTACTCATCAGGCGTGCATAAAATTATATAGTTGGTTCTTTATGATTTGCATTTAACATGTCTATGTCTTTGAAATTTTCAGGGACCACGAAAGGCTAAACTACGATATGCTACAAAAACTAACGGAGGAGGTTATGATTAAGCTTGCGAAAAAAATGCAGAGTTGTCGTGGGAATCATCAGATGATGAATCTGACTGGTCTGCATACGCTGACAAAGACATATCAGATGGCATTGAACACCTAAAGGGTTCCAACTATTTCAGGGAAGAAGTTGGAGATAATCTACATGAAGATATATCCTGGAAGGTTTCTGCAGTTGCA
This region of Malus domestica chromosome 07, GDT2T_hap1 genomic DNA includes:
- the LOC103410148 gene encoding DEAD-box ATP-dependent RNA helicase 5-like, producing MAKGDDAVRKKQNKVKRKKLHNKNDRSSSAISARVASIIAAKKRRHSGKRRKCQGMCFSLPTLDDPFNDRNGAKDFEKKATKKPMVSHKHETVILKEKSKEILDTEMVDGPAQKKEMVTVLKDELKKSLASINTMAHRSRIDPGNTKIQLDGNGGIYGHQGKVCENLDCPSKYLIQCLNAIENSLRCDGTYDNEEDKPLFVSTWGVEFWKCYSAGKDILETSGTSSKMEQIAWMVSCTADSVSRKDEEGLSVTSPFLLFLVPSQEKATKIRSVCKPLKALGIHTVSIHPGASLDHQIEGLKSSEPEIMISTPERLLELLSLKAIDLSGVSLLVIDGLESFYSEGCLDKINSIRQSISGKTHTVVFNDCHRYACVRVVQNLLTGSVRRLSLNSSLTSQSACIIQSVNMCLSKEKLPKAIGVLDQAYRGRHQPQASKVLYMVGKDDKYRKLATTLKFKGYSVTSDLVFTEVENSVVMKGRTRPAVSMIDIDQIGATDFSEYECVVLPDLTLSIDSYVQILTRMARYSVNGVLHSFFAREDAKLAAPLIKILEQCGQAVPEALRKMSSS